A single window of Longimicrobium sp. DNA harbors:
- a CDS encoding M48 family metallopeptidase: MALALKARARRGAAVLALCGATAAGGCATVSTQQEVQLGSDYARQINQQLPMVNDAATRNYINTLGNQLAAVADQRGIRYTFQVVNSDAINAFAVPGGFIYVNRGTIERANNLSELVGVLSHEITHVSERHSIEQLQRAQGANALISILYGGVLRRNPGTIERVGVQGVGTAVFAGYSRDAEREADRGAVNIMLRAGYDPQGLATFFQTLMGERQRNPSKVETWFATHPQTQERITNVQAMIQATPGASNNPRLVRDNQAYQNFRARVRSLTPQPQDRGR; this comes from the coding sequence ATGGCACTTGCACTTAAGGCTCGCGCACGGCGGGGGGCCGCCGTGCTTGCGCTGTGCGGCGCGACGGCCGCGGGCGGCTGCGCCACCGTCAGCACGCAGCAGGAGGTCCAGCTCGGTTCGGACTATGCGCGTCAGATCAACCAGCAGCTCCCGATGGTGAACGACGCGGCGACGCGCAACTACATCAACACGCTGGGCAACCAGCTCGCCGCCGTGGCGGACCAGCGCGGCATCCGCTACACCTTCCAGGTGGTGAACTCGGACGCCATCAACGCCTTCGCGGTTCCGGGCGGCTTCATCTACGTGAACCGCGGCACCATCGAGCGCGCCAACAACCTGTCTGAGCTGGTGGGCGTGCTGTCGCATGAGATCACCCACGTATCGGAACGGCACAGCATCGAGCAGCTCCAGCGGGCACAGGGCGCGAACGCGCTCATCTCAATCCTGTACGGTGGCGTCCTCCGGCGCAACCCGGGGACCATCGAGCGGGTGGGCGTGCAGGGCGTGGGCACGGCGGTGTTCGCCGGCTACAGCCGCGACGCGGAGCGCGAGGCGGACCGCGGCGCCGTCAACATCATGCTGCGCGCCGGGTACGACCCGCAGGGGCTGGCCACCTTCTTCCAGACGCTGATGGGCGAGCGCCAGCGCAACCCCAGCAAGGTGGAGACGTGGTTCGCCACGCACCCCCAGACGCAGGAGCGCATCACGAACGTGCAGGCGATGATCCAGGCCACCCCCGGTGCCAGCAACAACCCGCGGCTGGTGAGGGACAACCAGGCATACCAGAACTTCCGCGCCCGCGTGCGCTCCCTGACTCCGCAGCCGCAGGACCGCGGCCGGTGA
- a CDS encoding M48 family metallopeptidase, with amino-acid sequence MSASGGWQHRARALAARARRTTAAAALLPLLGACVSEKQEQVLGDQIAAQINTHVPLLNDAPLTLYVNDLGRMIARHSARPNVPYRFYIVDTGGVNAFALPGGHIYVNRGLIERTRNVSELAGVLAHEIGHVAARHGAETMQRQMRTRSMSGILYKVILDREPLLNQEALDIGGAVWTASHSRNDEQEADKLAVGYLIASGVDPNGMLSLFNGFVKEEATLPQGGVGQWFATHPATLQRLKITRNEIRVRRPAAKKQLATQIPSYEDFLRRLHALPPPPPVMPGAPSLNPAQQLPWHK; translated from the coding sequence GTGAGCGCCTCGGGCGGCTGGCAGCACCGGGCCCGCGCCCTCGCGGCGCGGGCCCGCCGGACGACGGCGGCGGCCGCCCTCCTCCCCCTTCTCGGCGCATGCGTCAGCGAGAAGCAGGAGCAGGTGCTGGGCGACCAGATCGCCGCGCAGATCAACACGCACGTCCCGCTGTTGAATGACGCGCCGCTGACGCTGTACGTCAACGACCTGGGACGGATGATCGCGCGGCACAGCGCCCGCCCCAACGTGCCGTACCGCTTCTACATCGTGGACACGGGCGGGGTCAACGCCTTCGCCCTCCCCGGCGGCCACATCTACGTGAACCGCGGCCTCATCGAGCGAACGCGCAACGTCAGCGAGCTGGCGGGGGTCCTGGCGCACGAGATCGGGCACGTGGCGGCGCGGCACGGCGCGGAAACCATGCAGCGGCAGATGAGGACGCGCTCCATGTCCGGCATCCTGTACAAGGTGATCCTGGACCGGGAGCCGCTCCTGAACCAGGAGGCGCTGGACATCGGCGGCGCGGTGTGGACGGCCTCGCACTCGCGCAACGACGAGCAGGAGGCGGACAAGCTGGCCGTGGGCTACCTGATCGCCTCGGGGGTGGATCCGAACGGGATGCTGAGCCTCTTCAACGGCTTCGTGAAGGAGGAGGCGACGCTGCCGCAGGGCGGCGTGGGGCAGTGGTTCGCCACGCACCCGGCCACCCTCCAGCGGCTCAAGATCACCCGCAACGAGATCCGCGTGCGGCGCCCCGCGGCGAAGAAGCAGCTCGCGACGCAGATCCCCTCGTACGAGGACTTCCTGCGCCGGCTGCACGCCCTTCCCCCGCCGCCGCCGGTGATGCCGGGCGCGCCGTCGCTGAACCCGGCGCAGCAGCTTCCCTGGCACAAGTAG
- the thiD gene encoding bifunctional hydroxymethylpyrimidine kinase/phosphomethylpyrimidine kinase: protein MTDRIPVALTIAGSDSGGGAGIQADLKSFHAFGVFGTSALTAVTVQNTRGVTGVHPIPVDIVRAQIRAVAEDLHPAACKSGMLATAELVRAVAGSIREHRLPHFVLDPVMVASSGDRLLDADAERTVADELMPLASLVTPNLDEAAILVGAPVEDVDGMRRAAAALVEMGAGAALLKGGHLRSSELVDVLFDGQDWHEWRRPKLDTRNTHGTGCTLSAAIAAGLAHGRPLTRAVEDALGYVSRAMQAAPGLGGGHGPLNHMV, encoded by the coding sequence ATGACCGACCGCATTCCGGTGGCCCTGACCATCGCCGGCTCCGACTCCGGGGGCGGCGCGGGGATCCAGGCCGACCTCAAGAGCTTCCACGCATTCGGCGTGTTCGGCACGAGCGCGCTGACCGCCGTCACGGTGCAGAACACGCGCGGCGTCACCGGCGTCCACCCCATTCCGGTGGACATCGTCCGCGCGCAGATCCGCGCCGTGGCGGAGGACCTGCACCCCGCCGCCTGCAAGAGCGGGATGCTCGCCACCGCCGAGCTGGTGCGCGCCGTCGCCGGATCCATCCGCGAGCACCGCCTCCCCCACTTCGTCCTGGACCCGGTGATGGTCGCCAGCAGCGGCGACCGCCTGCTGGACGCGGACGCCGAGCGCACCGTGGCCGACGAGCTGATGCCGCTGGCCTCGCTGGTTACGCCCAACCTGGACGAGGCCGCGATCCTGGTCGGCGCCCCCGTGGAGGATGTCGACGGGATGCGCCGCGCCGCCGCCGCGCTGGTGGAGATGGGCGCCGGGGCCGCGCTGCTCAAAGGCGGCCACCTCCGTTCTTCCGAGCTTGTGGACGTCCTTTTCGACGGGCAGGACTGGCACGAGTGGCGCCGCCCCAAGCTTGACACCCGCAATACGCACGGCACCGGCTGCACCCTGTCCGCCGCCATCGCCGCGGGCCTGGCGCACGGGCGTCCGCTGACACGCGCGGTGGAGGATGCGCTAGGCTACGTGAGCCGGGCGATGCAGGCCGCGCCGGGGCTGGGCGGGGGGCACGGGCCGCTGAACCACATGGTGTAG
- a CDS encoding N-acetylmuramoyl-L-alanine amidase: protein MTNRMRTPFFRRAPALAAGALLAACTASTPGTGPAPEGTRMASTDPLSGTLPPIPAVRGPLRVDVVYPAEDARLTASDSNFVFGSVGTGEARLTINGDVVEVAPNGAFLAFIPVPRDGVYRVAASAGAEQATAVRRIRLPAGAGETTAGIAALAPRAAMTVQRGERVTVRFRGAPGGRARIVFPDGSAAPLVETRTVERDEGFLQDRSATREYTQYAGSFAATAPLLSRDRQVGVPTLAETGRAGTATIELVHGADTVRTPLELSLAVLSPGETRTAVAASDRPDSLTVATAIPGSGTPYHWTFPNGTRFTLTGEREGAYRVRLTEDQSVWVDARSVRLLPAGAPEARGTIGAVRVVPQAEWVDLRLAMTERLPARVLLEGSFLTVEVFGGESRTNWLYYGTEDPFVRRATWEQGRDDLYYVRMELASPAWGWRTFYDRDGTLVVRVRRPPAIDARRPLAGIHVAVDAGHPPGGAIGPTRLTEAEANLAISKQLVRMLRDAGARVTETRPDSAAVALGARPVMAEQAGAQLLVSVHNNAFPDGVNPFTNSGTTAFYNAPQSLDLARHMQREILRELGLRDLGIARADLALVRPTWMPSTLTESMFLMVPRQEAALRNPQAHERIARAHFRAVEAFLRERAGGVR, encoded by the coding sequence ATGACGAACCGAATGCGCACCCCCTTCTTCCGCCGCGCGCCGGCACTCGCCGCGGGCGCGCTGCTCGCGGCGTGCACCGCGTCCACTCCCGGCACGGGTCCCGCTCCGGAGGGGACGCGCATGGCCTCCACCGACCCGCTGAGTGGCACGCTGCCGCCGATCCCCGCCGTGCGCGGGCCGCTGCGCGTCGACGTCGTCTACCCCGCCGAGGACGCGCGGCTGACGGCGAGCGACAGCAACTTCGTCTTCGGCAGCGTGGGGACGGGGGAGGCGCGGCTCACCATCAACGGCGACGTGGTGGAGGTGGCGCCGAACGGTGCCTTCCTCGCCTTCATTCCCGTGCCGCGCGACGGCGTGTACCGCGTGGCCGCCAGTGCGGGGGCGGAGCAGGCCACCGCCGTCCGCCGCATCCGCCTCCCCGCCGGCGCGGGTGAGACCACGGCCGGCATCGCGGCCCTCGCCCCGCGCGCGGCGATGACGGTGCAGCGCGGCGAGCGGGTGACGGTGCGCTTCCGCGGGGCGCCCGGGGGACGGGCGCGCATCGTCTTCCCCGACGGCTCCGCCGCGCCCCTGGTGGAGACCCGCACGGTGGAGCGCGACGAAGGCTTTCTGCAGGACCGCTCCGCGACGCGCGAGTACACGCAGTACGCGGGGAGCTTCGCGGCGACGGCGCCCCTTCTCTCCCGGGACCGGCAGGTGGGCGTGCCCACGCTGGCCGAGACGGGGCGCGCAGGCACCGCCACCATCGAGCTGGTGCACGGCGCCGACACCGTACGCACTCCGCTCGAGCTCTCGCTCGCCGTGCTGAGCCCGGGCGAGACGCGCACCGCCGTCGCGGCGAGCGACCGCCCGGACTCGCTGACGGTGGCGACGGCGATCCCCGGCTCCGGCACGCCGTACCACTGGACCTTCCCCAACGGCACGCGCTTCACGCTGACCGGCGAGCGCGAAGGTGCGTACCGCGTGCGCCTGACCGAGGACCAGTCGGTGTGGGTGGATGCGCGTTCGGTGCGCCTCCTTCCCGCCGGCGCGCCCGAGGCCAGGGGAACGATCGGCGCCGTGCGGGTGGTGCCGCAGGCGGAGTGGGTGGACCTGCGGCTGGCGATGACGGAGCGCCTCCCCGCGCGCGTGCTGCTGGAGGGGAGCTTCCTGACGGTGGAGGTGTTCGGCGGCGAGTCGCGCACCAACTGGCTGTACTACGGCACCGAGGACCCCTTTGTGCGCCGCGCCACCTGGGAGCAGGGGCGCGACGACCTGTACTACGTCCGCATGGAGCTGGCGAGCCCCGCATGGGGGTGGCGCACCTTTTACGACCGCGACGGGACGCTGGTGGTGCGCGTCCGCCGTCCGCCGGCCATCGACGCGCGGCGTCCGCTGGCCGGGATCCACGTCGCGGTGGACGCGGGGCACCCGCCCGGCGGCGCCATCGGCCCCACGCGCCTCACCGAGGCGGAGGCGAACCTCGCCATCTCCAAGCAGCTGGTGAGGATGCTGCGCGACGCCGGCGCGCGCGTGACGGAGACGCGGCCGGATTCGGCGGCGGTGGCGCTGGGGGCGCGGCCGGTGATGGCGGAGCAGGCGGGGGCGCAGCTCCTGGTCTCCGTGCACAACAACGCGTTTCCCGATGGCGTGAACCCGTTCACGAATTCGGGTACTACGGCGTTCTACAACGCGCCGCAGTCGCTGGACCTCGCGCGCCACATGCAGCGCGAGATCCTGCGCGAGCTGGGGCTGCGCGACCTGGGGATCGCCCGCGCCGATCTCGCGCTGGTGCGCCCCACCTGGATGCCCTCGACGCTCACCGAGTCGATGTTCCTGATGGTGCCGCGGCAGGAGGCCGCCCTGCGCAACCCGCAGGCGCACGAGCGGATCGCCCGGGCGCACTTCCGCGCGGTCGAGGCGTTCCTGCGGGAGCGGGCGGGGGGCGTGAGGTGA
- a CDS encoding AmpG family muropeptide MFS transporter has product MNADTRSRSLLGVFGQPKMAALLFLGFSSGLPLFLTSRTLQAWMTVEGVDLATVGKVSLLALPYSLKFLWAPLMDRYVPPFLGRRRGWLVITQVLLAIAIMAMSLHDPKQGLRLLFINAVLIAFFSASQDIAVDAYSIDVVDDRETAAGASLKVVGYRVAMILTSGIALMLADRMPWPYVYVAMGLLMVVGIATAFVAPEPVLREGRPVSLVDAVWKPFMEFYNRAGPATALVLLLFIVLYSLADRLVQNMYTPFLISAGYTLTEIGAVQGVLGLGATIVGVLAGGAIVAKIGINRALWLMAVLQLLSNLVYYGLSLTEKDVGLLTGAIIVENFCGGLVTAGFVGFLMIMCSRQFSATQYALLSSFMSFARDVLVAPSGGIAERTGWPQFFILSIVAGIPALLMLPYVAPWNRDVPRGAAPHDGEVADAAELRRASFE; this is encoded by the coding sequence TTGAACGCCGACACCCGCTCCCGGTCGCTGCTGGGCGTCTTCGGACAGCCCAAGATGGCGGCGCTGCTCTTCCTCGGCTTCTCATCCGGCCTCCCCCTCTTTCTCACCAGCCGCACGCTGCAGGCTTGGATGACGGTGGAAGGGGTGGACCTGGCGACCGTCGGCAAGGTCAGCCTCCTGGCCCTTCCGTACTCGCTCAAGTTCCTGTGGGCGCCGCTGATGGACCGCTACGTCCCGCCCTTTCTGGGGCGGCGGCGGGGGTGGCTCGTCATCACGCAGGTGCTGCTGGCGATCGCCATCATGGCGATGTCGCTGCACGATCCCAAGCAGGGGCTGCGGCTCCTCTTCATCAACGCGGTGCTGATCGCCTTCTTCAGCGCCAGCCAGGACATCGCGGTCGACGCGTACAGCATCGACGTGGTGGACGACCGTGAGACCGCCGCCGGCGCCTCGCTCAAGGTGGTGGGCTACCGCGTGGCGATGATCCTGACGAGCGGGATCGCGCTGATGCTGGCCGACCGGATGCCGTGGCCGTACGTCTACGTGGCGATGGGGCTGCTGATGGTCGTGGGGATCGCCACCGCGTTCGTGGCGCCGGAGCCGGTGCTGCGCGAGGGGCGGCCGGTCAGCCTGGTGGACGCGGTATGGAAGCCGTTCATGGAGTTCTACAACCGCGCGGGGCCCGCCACCGCGCTGGTGCTCCTCCTCTTCATCGTGCTGTACAGCCTGGCGGACCGGCTGGTGCAGAACATGTACACCCCCTTCCTCATCTCCGCCGGCTACACGCTTACGGAGATCGGGGCGGTCCAGGGGGTGCTGGGGCTGGGGGCCACCATCGTGGGCGTGCTGGCCGGCGGCGCCATCGTGGCCAAGATCGGCATCAACCGCGCGCTCTGGCTGATGGCGGTCCTGCAGCTCCTCAGCAACCTGGTGTACTACGGGCTGTCGCTCACGGAGAAGGACGTGGGACTGCTGACGGGCGCCATCATCGTGGAGAACTTCTGCGGCGGGCTGGTGACGGCCGGCTTCGTGGGGTTCCTGATGATCATGTGCAGCCGCCAGTTCTCCGCCACGCAGTACGCGCTCCTCTCCAGCTTCATGTCGTTCGCGCGTGACGTGCTGGTGGCGCCTTCGGGCGGCATCGCGGAGCGCACGGGGTGGCCGCAGTTCTTCATCCTGAGCATCGTGGCGGGGATTCCCGCGCTGCTGATGCTCCCGTACGTGGCGCCCTGGAACCGCGACGTTCCGCGTGGCGCCGCGCCGCACGATGGCGAGGTGGCCGACGCGGCCGAGCTTCGCCGCGCAAGCTTCGAATGA
- a CDS encoding glycoside hydrolase family 3 N-terminal domain-containing protein, which produces MNVARLLLPAVRWSAEDGFEKYRATIEHGLELGVGGFILFNGDTESVRALTEELHRRSRHPLLVASDLERGAGQQFRGATPLPPAAAIGSLGEPEACERAGELTAREARALGVNWIYAPVADVDLEPENPIIGSRAFGTRAESVAANVAAWVRGCTRGGALSCAKHFPGHGRTVGDSHIERPCVDVSREELEADLLPFRQAVEAGVSSLMTAHVCYPALDPTNAPATLSRPILTTLLREEMGFDGLVVTDAIIMEGLTAGTTEVEGAIMAVAAGCDVLLYPDDLDAVVQGVEAAVDDGRLPRARVEDALARIARAAERVAGGPMGDVGADDDRRWSLETAVRSLRVIRGTPRLHGGPVRLIEVEDDLGGPWPPYPRVAFPASLTEAGVELSDDGEPLVVVYSDIRAWKGRPGISQAAQQRVSELMEAHPDATVILFSLPRLADEIPAARNLLAAWGGEGMMQQAAVAWLTGRSGGLAGLHAGMDR; this is translated from the coding sequence TTGAACGTTGCACGTCTGCTGCTTCCCGCCGTGCGGTGGAGCGCCGAAGATGGGTTCGAGAAGTACAGGGCGACGATCGAGCACGGGCTGGAGCTCGGGGTCGGGGGGTTCATCCTCTTCAACGGGGACACGGAGTCGGTGCGCGCGCTGACTGAGGAGCTGCATCGCCGGTCGAGGCACCCGCTGCTCGTGGCGAGCGACCTAGAGCGCGGGGCGGGGCAGCAGTTTCGCGGGGCCACGCCGCTTCCCCCCGCCGCCGCCATCGGGTCGCTGGGGGAGCCGGAGGCCTGCGAGCGCGCGGGGGAGCTGACGGCGCGCGAGGCGCGGGCGCTGGGCGTCAACTGGATCTATGCGCCCGTGGCGGACGTGGACCTGGAGCCGGAGAACCCGATCATCGGGTCGCGGGCGTTCGGGACGCGGGCGGAGAGCGTGGCGGCGAACGTGGCGGCGTGGGTGCGAGGGTGCACGCGCGGCGGCGCCCTCTCGTGCGCCAAGCACTTCCCCGGGCACGGCCGCACCGTGGGCGACTCGCACATCGAGCGCCCCTGCGTGGACGTGTCGCGCGAGGAGCTGGAGGCGGACCTGCTCCCCTTTCGCCAGGCGGTGGAGGCAGGCGTCAGCTCGCTGATGACGGCGCACGTCTGCTACCCGGCGCTCGACCCTACCAACGCCCCGGCCACCCTCTCGCGCCCCATCCTCACCACGCTGCTGCGCGAGGAGATGGGCTTCGACGGGCTGGTAGTGACGGATGCCATCATCATGGAAGGGCTGACGGCGGGGACCACCGAGGTGGAGGGCGCCATCATGGCCGTCGCCGCGGGCTGCGACGTCCTTCTCTATCCGGATGACCTGGACGCGGTGGTGCAGGGCGTGGAGGCCGCCGTGGATGACGGGCGCCTTCCGCGCGCGCGGGTGGAGGATGCGCTCGCCCGCATCGCGCGGGCCGCGGAACGGGTGGCCGGCGGCCCCATGGGCGACGTGGGCGCGGACGATGACCGGCGCTGGTCGCTTGAGACCGCCGTGCGCTCGCTGCGCGTCATCCGCGGCACGCCGCGTCTGCACGGCGGCCCCGTGCGGCTGATCGAGGTGGAGGACGACCTGGGCGGCCCGTGGCCCCCGTACCCGCGCGTCGCCTTCCCCGCGTCCTTGACGGAGGCGGGGGTGGAGCTGTCGGACGACGGCGAGCCGCTGGTGGTGGTGTACTCCGACATCCGCGCGTGGAAGGGGCGCCCCGGCATCTCGCAGGCCGCCCAGCAGCGCGTCAGCGAGCTGATGGAGGCGCATCCCGACGCGACCGTCATCCTCTTCAGCCTCCCGCGGCTGGCCGATGAGATCCCCGCCGCGCGCAACCTGCTGGCCGCGTGGGGCGGCGAGGGGATGATGCAGCAGGCCGCCGTGGCGTGGCTGACGGGGCGCAGCGGCGGGCTGGCGGGGTTGCACGCGGGGATGGACCGGTAA
- a CDS encoding HEAT repeat domain-containing protein: MAPWPARLLALPLLAVLSGCFLVGGGAGPGPDRLQARVTRILDAETPSPAYYRERARLEVLGRELDEVLIRMVLDPGIAEHVRANAVTLLADRGSPGALTLLRRILISSADDGVRLAAVAGVQRFAVDSPQARNALRAAVGDPSPRVRLNALQGLDVEDVGLLRSVAAREPDPQVKLIAQQLITLFESRGGPLARNARGELRTTAADSAPQIVFHTESADTIGGLRVGSLWIELPRARLVPLAQGVEVVDSVVPAFLNSGRTMVVYEAGRMIHVRNLRSGETRVVAPGIAPRPLPLTDRFVFLQEVPSERQDTAGGTSLVYRVIRAPFAGGPTERLGLVSAVARPERHRGASPVRRMVVGELRQGFVLRAPGMAPFVLPPGPTEPPARP, from the coding sequence ATGGCACCCTGGCCGGCACGCCTTCTGGCGCTGCCGCTGCTCGCCGTGCTTTCCGGCTGCTTCCTCGTGGGCGGAGGCGCCGGCCCGGGGCCGGACCGTCTGCAGGCGCGCGTCACGCGCATCCTGGACGCGGAGACGCCCTCGCCCGCGTACTACCGGGAGCGCGCCCGGCTGGAGGTGCTGGGGCGCGAGCTGGACGAGGTGCTCATCCGCATGGTGCTCGACCCGGGGATCGCGGAGCACGTGCGCGCCAACGCCGTCACGCTCCTGGCGGACCGTGGCTCGCCGGGAGCGCTCACTCTGCTGCGCCGCATCCTGATCTCCAGCGCGGACGACGGGGTGCGGCTGGCGGCGGTTGCGGGGGTGCAGCGCTTCGCCGTCGACTCGCCGCAGGCCCGCAACGCCCTGCGCGCCGCCGTCGGCGACCCGTCGCCGCGCGTGCGGCTGAACGCGCTGCAGGGGCTGGACGTGGAGGACGTGGGGCTCCTGCGCTCCGTGGCGGCGCGCGAGCCGGACCCGCAGGTGAAGCTGATCGCCCAGCAGCTCATCACGCTCTTCGAATCGCGCGGGGGTCCGCTGGCGCGCAACGCCCGCGGCGAGCTGCGCACCACGGCGGCGGACTCCGCCCCGCAGATCGTCTTCCACACGGAGTCGGCGGACACGATCGGTGGGCTGCGGGTGGGGTCGCTCTGGATTGAGCTTCCGCGGGCGCGGCTGGTGCCGCTGGCGCAGGGGGTGGAGGTGGTGGACAGCGTCGTCCCCGCCTTCCTGAACAGCGGCCGCACGATGGTGGTCTACGAGGCGGGGCGCATGATCCACGTCCGCAACCTGCGCAGCGGGGAGACGCGGGTGGTGGCGCCCGGGATCGCGCCGCGCCCCCTTCCGCTCACGGACCGCTTCGTCTTCCTGCAGGAGGTCCCCTCCGAACGGCAGGACACCGCGGGGGGCACCAGCCTGGTGTACCGCGTGATACGGGCTCCCTTCGCGGGCGGCCCCACGGAGCGCCTCGGCCTGGTGAGCGCCGTCGCGCGTCCCGAGCGGCACCGCGGCGCCTCGCCGGTGCGGCGCATGGTGGTGGGCGAACTGCGCCAGGGTTTCGTGCTGCGCGCGCCCGGCATGGCGCCGTTCGTGCTGCCGCCCGGGCCGACGGAGCCGCCGGCAAGGCCGTAG
- a CDS encoding anhydro-N-acetylmuramic acid kinase, translating into MLIVGLMSGTSLDGVDAALVEVAGEGIEDVRASVVRAITLPYDEARRTAIHDGILAGTAEALCGLHADLGEWMAEAVVRVCREADVDLSAVDAVGSHGQTVWHRPPAGSRRGATLQLGDAATIAERTGIAVVSDFRTRDMAAGGQGAPLVPWVDQLLFSVPDRARALQNIGGIGNVTRVPPRGSGEEVFAFDTGPGNALIDAAVEIATGGKLTFDRDGRLAARGTVDESLLADLLRHPYFAAEPPKSTGREEFGRPFVAKLVELLEPEGDQDWMDLVATMTELTARTIADAYRRWLIPRGLDEVILTGGGAMNPTLVARIRALLHPLPLVDGASLGVDPEAKEAVAFAVLAWAHLRGIPANLPSATGAAGPRVLGSLTPGLLRVNA; encoded by the coding sequence ATGCTGATCGTGGGGCTGATGTCCGGCACCTCGCTGGACGGGGTGGACGCCGCGCTGGTGGAGGTGGCGGGGGAGGGGATCGAGGACGTGCGGGCCAGCGTCGTCCGCGCCATCACCCTGCCGTACGACGAGGCGCGCCGCACGGCCATCCACGACGGCATCCTTGCCGGCACCGCCGAGGCGCTCTGCGGGCTGCACGCGGATCTGGGCGAGTGGATGGCGGAGGCGGTTGTGCGGGTTTGCCGCGAGGCGGACGTTGATCTTTCCGCGGTCGATGCGGTCGGGTCGCACGGGCAGACGGTGTGGCACCGGCCGCCGGCCGGCTCCCGCCGCGGCGCTACGCTCCAGCTCGGCGATGCCGCGACGATCGCGGAGCGCACGGGAATCGCGGTGGTATCCGACTTCCGCACGCGCGACATGGCGGCGGGGGGGCAGGGGGCGCCGCTGGTGCCGTGGGTGGACCAGCTCCTCTTCTCGGTGCCGGACCGGGCGCGCGCCCTGCAGAACATCGGCGGAATCGGCAACGTGACGCGCGTGCCGCCTCGCGGGTCAGGAGAGGAGGTGTTCGCCTTCGACACGGGACCGGGGAACGCGCTGATCGACGCGGCGGTGGAGATCGCGACGGGGGGGAAGCTGACCTTCGACCGCGACGGCAGGCTGGCCGCGCGCGGCACGGTGGACGAGTCGCTCCTGGCCGACCTCCTGCGCCACCCGTACTTCGCCGCGGAGCCGCCCAAGAGCACGGGGCGCGAGGAGTTCGGGCGCCCGTTCGTCGCGAAGCTGGTGGAGCTGCTGGAGCCCGAGGGAGACCAGGACTGGATGGATCTCGTCGCCACGATGACCGAGCTGACCGCCCGCACCATTGCGGACGCGTACCGCCGCTGGCTCATTCCGCGCGGCCTGGACGAGGTGATCCTCACCGGCGGCGGGGCGATGAACCCGACGCTGGTGGCCCGCATCCGCGCCCTGCTCCATCCGCTGCCGCTGGTGGACGGCGCCTCGCTCGGCGTCGATCCCGAGGCGAAGGAGGCGGTCGCCTTCGCCGTGCTGGCCTGGGCCCACCTGCGTGGCATCCCCGCCAACCTCCCCTCCGCGACGGGGGCGGCGGGGCCGCGCGTCCTGGGCTCGCTCACCCCCGGCTTACTGCGAGTGAACGCGTGA
- the murQ gene encoding N-acetylmuramic acid 6-phosphate etherase, with protein MTQRPPLDPRLTEQRNPATTEIDRLSALEIVRVINEEDHKIAPSVATQLEQIAEAVEIAADCFRNGGRLVYFGAGTSGRLGVLDASEMPPTYGIDPSLVRGVIAGGYEALTNAIEGAEDSREEGARAVDDMKVGTGDFAFGIAASGTTPYVHGALARARERGARTGFLLCTPPADWMLEKYDVVIAPLPGPEVVTGSTRMKAGTATKLVLNTLTTGAMIRTGKVFGNLMVDLRATNEKLRDRSERILMETLDLERDAARALLARAGGSVKTAMVMFWCGTDRDESTRVLLRAGGRLGDVLKSAR; from the coding sequence ATGACCCAGAGACCCCCGCTGGACCCGCGCCTCACCGAGCAGCGCAACCCCGCCACCACGGAGATCGACCGCCTTTCGGCGCTGGAGATCGTCCGGGTGATCAACGAGGAAGACCACAAGATCGCCCCCTCCGTCGCCACGCAGCTGGAGCAGATCGCCGAGGCGGTGGAGATCGCCGCCGACTGCTTCCGCAACGGCGGGCGGCTGGTGTACTTCGGCGCCGGGACCTCCGGCCGCCTGGGCGTGCTGGACGCATCGGAGATGCCCCCCACCTACGGCATCGACCCCAGCCTGGTGCGCGGGGTGATCGCCGGCGGGTACGAGGCCCTCACCAACGCCATCGAGGGCGCCGAGGACAGCCGGGAGGAGGGCGCCCGCGCCGTCGACGATATGAAGGTGGGGACGGGCGACTTCGCCTTCGGCATCGCCGCCTCGGGCACCACGCCGTACGTGCACGGGGCGCTGGCGCGGGCCAGGGAGCGCGGCGCCCGCACCGGCTTCCTCCTCTGCACCCCGCCCGCGGACTGGATGCTGGAGAAGTACGACGTGGTGATCGCGCCGCTCCCCGGCCCGGAGGTGGTGACGGGGAGCACGCGCATGAAGGCGGGGACGGCCACCAAGCTGGTGCTCAACACCCTCACCACCGGCGCGATGATCCGCACGGGGAAGGTGTTCGGCAACCTGATGGTGGACCTGCGCGCCACCAACGAGAAGCTGCGCGACCGCAGCGAGCGCATCCTCATGGAAACGCTCGACCTGGAGCGCGACGCCGCCCGCGCCCTCCTGGCCCGCGCCGGCGGCAGCGTCAAGACGGCGATGGTCATGTTCTGGTGCGGCACCGACCGCGACGAGTCCACCCGCGTGTTGCTGCGCGCGGGCGGGCGGCTGGGCGACGTGCTCAAGAGCGCGCGGTGA